From the genome of Geminocystis herdmanii PCC 6308, one region includes:
- the prmA gene encoding 50S ribosomal protein L11 methyltransferase has product MTTPWWEIKINHVSALEDTIFWRLQEFGCQGTALMKENDFWFIKAYIPSITKETVDLAALSLWLKQDCLLQGFECPPITWQLIDDEDWASSWKNHWQPMDIGDRFSIYPAWIETPQESERIIIRLDPGSAFGTGVHATTQLCLESLEMRLDEPEKELIIADIGCGSGILSIGAKLLGAKEVYATDIDPLAIKATKENSALNHVEGIEVFLGSIDQLMLIHGLKFDGIVCNILAEVIKTMIPDMSKMIKPDGWITLSGILVDQSLEIANLLEQDGWTIASLWKRGEWSCLNARRLPNVF; this is encoded by the coding sequence ATGACAACTCCTTGGTGGGAAATCAAAATTAATCATGTATCAGCATTAGAGGATACTATCTTTTGGCGTTTACAAGAATTTGGCTGTCAGGGTACGGCTTTAATGAAAGAGAATGATTTTTGGTTTATTAAAGCCTACATTCCTTCCATCACAAAAGAAACAGTGGACTTGGCAGCATTATCTCTTTGGTTAAAACAAGATTGTCTTTTGCAAGGCTTTGAATGTCCCCCTATTACATGGCAGTTGATTGATGATGAGGATTGGGCTAGTAGTTGGAAAAACCATTGGCAACCCATGGATATAGGCGATCGATTTTCCATTTATCCTGCATGGATTGAAACTCCTCAAGAGTCTGAAAGAATCATTATTAGACTTGATCCGGGTTCGGCATTTGGTACAGGTGTTCATGCTACAACTCAGCTATGTTTAGAGTCCTTAGAAATGAGATTAGATGAGCCGGAAAAAGAGTTGATTATTGCTGATATTGGTTGCGGTTCGGGGATTTTGTCCATCGGGGCGAAATTGTTAGGGGCAAAGGAAGTATATGCTACAGATATTGATCCTTTAGCCATTAAAGCTACAAAAGAAAATAGTGCGTTGAATCATGTGGAAGGAATCGAAGTTTTTCTAGGTAGTATTGATCAATTAATGTTGATACACGGACTCAAGTTTGATGGTATTGTGTGCAATATTTTGGCGGAAGTGATTAAAACCATGATTCCTGATATGAGCAAAATGATTAAGCCCGACGGTTGGATTACTTTAAGCGGTATTTTAGTGGATCAATCCCTTGAAATTGCTAACTTACTAGAACAAGACGGCTGGACGATCGCTTCTTTGTGGAAAAGGGGAGAGTGGAGTTGTTTAAATGCTCGTCGTCTCCCTAATGTGTTTTGA
- a CDS encoding metal-sensing transcriptional repressor: MTQTFPDNHTHSHTHSHHGHIHSEESQKKIINRLSRIEGHVRGIKNMISEGRDCPEVLIQVAAIRGALDRVARLILDEHLSECITRAAKDGSIDQEIDALKSALDRFLPS; the protein is encoded by the coding sequence ATGACACAGACTTTTCCTGATAATCACACCCATTCTCATACTCATTCTCATCATGGTCATATCCATAGTGAAGAATCCCAGAAAAAAATTATTAATCGTTTATCTCGCATTGAAGGTCATGTGAGGGGAATTAAGAATATGATAAGTGAGGGGAGAGATTGTCCAGAAGTTTTAATTCAGGTTGCCGCCATTCGAGGTGCATTGGATAGGGTTGCTAGACTTATTCTTGATGAACATTTGAGCGAATGTATCACCCGTGCCGCTAAAGATGGTAGTATTGATCAAGAAATTGATGCCTTAAAATCTGCACTCGATCGATTTTTACCATCTTAA